In Odocoileus virginianus isolate 20LAN1187 ecotype Illinois chromosome 15, Ovbor_1.2, whole genome shotgun sequence, a genomic segment contains:
- the PEX2 gene encoding peroxisome biogenesis factor 2: MASRDESAERTDRVLRISQLDALELNKALEQLVWSQFTQCFHGFKPGLLARFEPELKAFLGLFLWRFTIYSKNATVGQSVLNIQYQNDLSPNLSYQPLSRNQKLWYALCTIGGKWLEERCYDLFRNHHIASFRKAKQCVNLVVGLLKLGGLINFLIFLQRGKFATLTERLLGIRSVFHKPQSVREVGFEYMNRELLWHGFAEFLIFLLPLVNVQKLRAKLSSWCVPLTGAPGSNSTLAASGRQCSLCGEWPTMPHTIGCGHVFCYYCVKSSFLFDMSFTCPKCGTEVHSLQPLKSGIEMAEVSVP, from the coding sequence ATGGCTTCCAGAGACGAGAGTGCAGAGCGGACAGACAGAGTGCTGAGAATCAGCCAGTTGGATGCTCTTGAACTAAACAAGGCCCTGGAGCAGCTCGTTTGGTCCCAGTTTACTCAGTGCTTTCATGGATTTAAGCCAGGGCTGTTAGCCCGCTTTGAACCAGAGCTGAAAGCATTCTTGGGGCTTTTCTTGTGGAGATTCACCATCTACTCTAAAAATGCCACAGTGGGACAGTCAGTGTTGAATATTCAGTACCAGAACGATCTATCCCCAAACCTGAGCTACCAGCCACTGAGCAGAAATCAGAAGCTGTGGTATGCTCTCTGTACTATTGGTGGCAAGTGGTTAGAAGAACGATGCTATGATTTGTTTCGGAACCATCACATTGCATCCTTCAGGAAAGCCAAGCAGTGTGTGAATCTGGTGGTTGGACTTCTGAAGTTAGGCGGGTTGATTAATTTCTTGATCTTCCTCCAAAGGGGCAAGTTTGCAACTTTGACCGAACGTCTGCTGGGCATCCGTTCTGTCTTTCACAAGCCCCAAAGTGTCCGAGAAGTGGGCTTTGAGTATATGAATAGGGAACTCCTCTGGCATGGCTTTGCGGagtttctgatttttctcctcccccttgTCAATGTCCAGAAGTTGAGAGCCAAGCTGTCTTCATGGTGTGTCCCACTGACCGGAGCCCCAGGCAGCAACAGCACGCTGGCAGCCAGTGGCAGACAGTGTTCTCTGTGTGGGGAGTGGCCCACCATGCCTCACACCATTGGCTGCGGGCATGTCTTCTGTTACTACTGCGTGAAGAGTAGCTTCTTATTTGACATGTCCTTCACTTGTCCCAAGTGTGGCACAGAAGTCCATAGCCTGCAACCCTTGAAATCAGGCATCGAGATGGCAGAAGTGAGTGTCCCATAG